From the Halobellus litoreus genome, the window CGCCGTACACCGACGTTATCCACACCAGCAGGCCGAAGAGGAGGAACCCGGCGATCGAGAGGGGGATCCCCACGATCGTCAGCAGCAGGAGCAGCAGCACGATCGGCGTCCCGATCAGGGCGAGGAGACCGATACCGCCGCTCCGGAGGGTTCGAGCGGTGCCGGCGTCGACGAGTTCGCGCGTGAACTGGGGCACGGCCACGAGGAGCACCGCACCGAGCAGCAGGTTCACGAGCGCGCCGTAAACCGCACTCACCCAGGCCGGGATCGACGGGAACGCGAACTGGCCGTCCGCCCCGAACAGCTCGGGGCCGGTGACCGACAGCGACTCGTCGCGGGTCACCGACCCGGAGACGCTGGCGTCGTCCGCGAGCGAGAACTCCGCGGCGTCGTACGTCAGCGACCCGCCGACGGTCGCCGTGGGACCGACTGCGAGCGTGTCGGCGCCGACGGTCGCGTCGCCGTCGACCGCGCCGTCGAGGCGAACGTTCGCCGCACCCGCCTCGAGGCTCCCGACGCGCGATCCCTCGCGGAGGTCCAGCGCCGCCGAGCCGATCCGCACGTCGCCCTCGACGACGCCTTCGATCACGACGCTACCCGCCGCGGCGTCGAGAGAACCGGTCACCCGTCCCGAGTCAGTGACGGTGACGGATCCGGCCGCCGCGGAGACGTCGCCCTCGACGGTACCGGCGATCACGACGCTCCCCCCTGCGGCCTCCAGGTCGCCCTGGTACGTCTCGCCGGCGTCGACGCGAACGGCGCCGCCGACCGCCCCGTCAGACCCGGGTCCACCCGGGCCGAACTGCTGTGCGCCTGCGATCATCGGGGTCCCACCGAAGACGACGAGGAGGGCTGCGAGGAGGAGTACGAACCGTCTGCGATTGTTTCGTATCATAGTTTTCACGAGAGGAGGGTCTCTCAACGTGTCAATACGACACCATCCATCTTAATTACTGCCGCGCGACCCTGGCGCGGCTCCGGGTCCTCCCTCGCGTCGCCGCCGGCCCCTGTGACTTTTTGTCCCTCTGAATCGTGCCCCAAATATGGAGTACACGACCCTCGGGGAGACTGGAACGACCGTCTCGAAGATCTGCCTCGGCTGTATGAGCTTCGGGGACACGGACTGGCGCGAGTGGGTGCTCGACGCCGAAGCGGGGCAGGAACTCGTCGACCGGGCCATCGAACTGGGGGTGAACTTCTTCGATACGGCCAATATGTACTCCCACGGTGGCTCCGAGCGGGTTCTCGGCGACGCGCTCTCCGAATACGATCGGGACGAGTTCGTCGTCGCCTCGAAGGTGTACTTTCAGATGGACGACGACGATCCCAACTCGGGCGGGCTCTCGCGGAAGGCGATCGAGCAGGAACTCGACGCCTCGCTGGACCGGCTGGGGATGGACACCCTCGACCTGTTGCAGATCCACCGCTGGGACTACGAGACTCCCATCGAGCGGACGATGCGGACTCTCGACGACGCGGTCAGACGCGGGAAAGCGAGATATCTGGGCGCGTCGTCGATGTGGGCTCACCAGTTCGCCGAGGCGCAGCACGTCGCCCAGCGACAGGGGCTGACGCCGTTCTCGACGATGCAGAACCACTACAATCTCCTCTACCGGGAGGAGGAGCGCGAGATGCTGCCGCTGTGTGAGAAGCAGGGCGTCGGCGTCATCCCGTGGTCGCCGCTCGCGCGCGGGTGGCTGACCCGCCCGCACGAGGAGTCCCGATCGACGGTCCGAGGTGAGACCGACGACTACGCACACCAGCACCCGTACCTCCAAGGCGGCGGCCGCGAGGTCAACGAGCGCGTCCGGGAACTCGCCGACGAGAAGGGCGTGAAGATGGCCCAGATCGGCCTGGCCTGGCTGTTCGCCGACGACCGCGTCGACGCGCCGATCGTCGGGACGACGAGCGTCGAGCACCTCGAAGACGCGGTCGAGGCGCTCTCGATCGACCTCACCGAGTCCGACGTCGAGTACCTCGAAGCGCCCTACGAGCCGGTCCGCGTCTCGGGCCACGAGTAGTCCGATTCCGACCCGGAGATCCGCCAGACCGCCCGCGCGGCGACGGTCGCGATGGCCACTTCCGAGAGGCCGACGACCAGAAAGGCGGCGAGGAACCCCGCCGTCGCCGTCGTCGTTCCACCCAGGAGAAAGCCCGCGAGGAAGCCGAGGCTGCCGAAGACGTTGAACCCGCCGAGCGCCGCGCCGCGGGTCTCGACCGCGGCGACGTCCGTCACGAGCGCCATCGTCGCGGGCGCGACCAGCGCACCGAGCGCGCCGACGGCGACCATCGCGGCGACGGCGACCCAGAGGACGGGCGAGACGCCGACAGCGACGATTCCGAGCCCGTAGCAGATCGACCCGACGACCACTGGGATCGCCCGTCCGATCCGATCCGAGAGGACGCCGGCGGGGTACTGCAGCAGCGCGAACGGCACGAAGAAGGCGGCGAGGGCGAGCCCCGCGCCGGCGGCGTCCAGTCCGAACGACTCCCGAAAGTAGTAGACGCCCACGAGCGCGAAGAAGCCGGCCGTCATCCGGTCGATGAATCCGAACGCGTACGGCACGGCGAGCACCGGCCGCCGGCGAAGTCGACCGAGCACGTCCCCGACGCGGAGGCGCTCCCCGCCCGGCAGTTCCTCCGACACCGTTCCGAACAGAATCGCCACCGCGATGAGCGTGCCGGCGGCCGCGTACAGCGGGTACAGCGGATCGGCGTCTGCGAGGCGACCGCCGACGACCGAGCCGAGCGCCGCGCCGAGCCCGATCGCGATTCCCGCCGCGCCCATGTTCCGACCGTTCCCGCCGGCGAGGTCCGCGAGCGCCGTGATGGCGAGCGAGAACGCGCCGATCGTCGCGGCGCCGCCGACCAGCCGGACCACGAGTACGCCGGCGAACGGGAGGTCGAGCGTCGGCGCGGCCGCGAGAACGAGGTAGCCGGCCGCCCCGCCGAGCGCCCCGGCCGCGGCGAGCGGCATTCGCCGACCGACGGCGTCGCTGGCGGCGCCCCACACGCTTGCGAAGGCGACGAAGGCGGCGAACTCGGCGACGAGGAACCACATCCCCGCGCGGATGGTCCCGTCGCCGCCGAGGGCGACGACGATGTCCTCGACGCCGGGGTACAGAAAGACCTGCGAGACGAGGACTCCCCAGACCCCGACGGCGAGTCGAATCCGAGTCCCGCGACGTGTCACGTGGTGCGATTGACCCTCCGCACAAATATCCGCGTCGTTTCCGAGACCCATCCGAACGCACTTGCCCGTCCATCGCGTAACTGGGGTATGTTCGGCGCGGAAGCGGAGACGAGCAGACGGGCGGTCCTGAAAGGAGCGGTCGCCGTCGGCGGGGCCGCGGCCCTGTCCGCGTGTCTGGAGGAGACCGAGGCAGAGCCGGTCCCCAGCGGTCCGGAAGACGCGGGGTCGCTGCCCGAGCGGCAGCACGCCTGGAACGAGCGCGTCCGGACCGACGACCACGGCAACACCCTCCTCCCGCGCCACCAGCTACTCCTGTATCTCGCGCTGCCTGGTGATGGACCGCCGGACGTCGCCGCGAGACGGAACGTCGAGTCCGCGCTCCGAACGCTCGATCGGGCGTACGAACGCAGCAACGAAGGCCTCCTTCACTCGATCGCCTACTCGCCGCGGTACTTCGACCGCTACGAGAGGTCCCTTCCCGACTCGATCGATCTGCCGGAGCCGCGAGCGCTCTCTTCGTTCGAATCGCCCGAGTTCGACCGACAGGACGCGTTGCTGCACCTGGCCTCCGATCGGGCCGACGTCGTCCTCGCCGCCGAGGAGGCCCTCCGTGGCAACGAACCGGCGGTGAACGGCCGCGAGATGGAATCGGCGCTAACCGACGTCTTCGAGGTCGCGGACCGCCGCAGCGGGTTCGTCGGGGCCGGGATGCCGGCGGAGCGGCAGGAGGGGCTCGCGGGGATCCCGTCCTCGAATCCGGTCCCCGAGGAGTCGCCGCTGTTTATGGGGTTCGTCGCCGGGTTTCGGGGAAACCAGGCCACCGAGGAGTACGTCACGCTCTCGGCGGGTCCCTTCGCAGGCGGGACGACCAAGCACGTCTCCAACCTCCGGATGCGTCTCGACGACTGGTACGGCGAGCAGTCGTCCGCAGAGCGCGTCGCGGAGCTGTTCTCACCGGTCCACGCCGAGGAAGAACTGGTCGACGGCGTCGGCGAGAACCTCGGCGAGGACAGCGGGCTCACCCCGGAGATGATCGAGAACGTCAGAGAGCACGGCCGACAGTTCGGGCGAGTCGGCCACGCCCAGAAGGCGGCGCGGGCGAACCGCGACGCCGACGGAGCGGTGCGGACGCTCAGACGACACTTCGAGTCGACGGACGACGACGAGGCGAGTCTCCACTTCCCGAGTCTCCAGCGGCGGATTACGACGTTCGAGGAGGTCCGGGCCGCGATGAACGGGGCGGATCTCACGGATCTGCCGGCGATCCGTCAACGCGTCAACAACGGGATTCTGGAGTACATCTTCGTCAAGCGCCGCGGCAACTTCCTCGTCCCGCCGCGCTCGCTGCGGGCGCTCCCGACACCCACCGGCGAAACGCCCGGACGCTGAGCTTACAGCTGGTTCTCGATCGCTGACCTGACCGCGTCCCACCCGTAGTTGTCGAGCAGTTCCCCGTTCACGTAGACGGCCGGCGTTCCGGGGATCCCGCGATCGGATCCCGTCTGGCGGTCGGCCTCGACGACCTCGCGGTAGGGCTCCTGGTCGGCCGCCGCGGCGACCGCACAGCCGTCGACGCCCAGTTCGTCGGCGAGGTCGTGGACGATCTGGTATCCCGCGTCGGGGAGGTCGCCCTGATTCTCGTAGACGCCTTCGGTAAAGGAGAAGAACGTCTCGTCGTCGGCGCGGTCCTGCACGGCGCGCGCGGCCGAGGCGGCCGCCCACGACCACGTCTCGTCGACGGGAATCGGGAAGTCGAAGAACCGATACCGGACGTCGCCGGCGTCGATGTAGTTCGATTTGATCTCCGGGTAGACGTCGGTCGTGAACGTCTGGCAGTGCGGACAGGCGAAGTCCTCGAACACCTCGACAGTCACGGGCGCGTCCTCGGGGCCGAGCGTCGGACGGGGGAGCGACGAGACCGACTCCAGCGTGCCGACGTCACAGCCGTCTGGCAGATCGGCGCCTCCCGAACCGGACCCGCCGAGACAGCCGGCCGTGGCTCCGATCGCCGCCGTTCCGCCCAGCGCAGCGAGGTACGACCGTCGTGTGGATCGCATATCCGCCCGAAGGGACCGGCGACATATATACGGTTCCGGTCTTCCGCGGGGCTGTTTTCGCCGAACCGACGCGCCGCTCCGTCCCGGCGTCCGGTCGGAACCAGTCGACTTTTCACCGCTGCGACTCCCTTCTCCGGTATGGAGTTCGAAGAGGACGACAGCGTGGTACTGCACGACAAGCACAGCGAGTTCGACGGCGAGACCGGCACGATCACGCAGGTCGTCGAGACGATGTTCGGCGACGCCACCTACACCGTCAGCTTCGAGGACGGCCAGGAGGTCGGCATTTCGGCCGATCAGCTCGACCCCGCAGGCGACGCTGACGACGTCGACGAGGAGTAGCGGAGTTTTTCCCGTCTCGACGCGAAGCGTCTCCAATGCCCCGGATCCCGTTTCACTACGTCGATCTGCGGACCTTCTGCTACGAGACCGAGGACGAAAAGCGGGTCGAGAGCGCGCTGGCGACGTTTCTCCCCGAGGAGTTCGAGGTGACGCGAACCGAGAGCGCCGGCCACCACGGCGACCGGATCGTCGTCCTCTCGGCGCGCGTCGAGAACGCCGACGACGTCCGACACGTCCTCGCTCGCCTATCCGAGTTGCCCGAGTTCGAGACGCTCCTGGACGAACTCGACGACCGCGTCACCGACAACACCGAACTGTTCCTGCGGCTGGACAAGCAGGCGGCCTTCCGCGGCGACGTCCGGCGCGGCGACGGCATCACCCTCCGCGCCAAGGTGGAAGCCTACCCCGCGACCAAGGACGCGGCAGTCGATAACGCTCGCGAGGCGCTCGAACGCGCGGACGCGCTCGACTCGGACGCCGAATCGTGACGCAGTGACGAAGTTGCGGACAGGTAGCACGGTCGGGCGACGGTCGCAGGGCGCTGTGCTACGCGACCGCGGCACGCCCTGCGTCGGTGGTCAGCGCACGACGTGCGTGGGTCCGCGATCGGATATAAACGCTCGTGCGGAAGGGACCGATCAGTCCTCGACCCACTTGATCGAGCAGCCCTGCGACGGCGTCTCCTCGACCGGGATCTCGTCGCCAGCGAGCAGTGCTTCGACGGCCTCGCGCATCTCGTATCGCTCCGCCTCGGCGTCGGGGTTCGTCGCGTCGTCGATCCGGGAGTGGAACGCGAGCCGGAACGTGTCGCCGTCGCGCTCGAAGAGGAACGGATCGGGCGTGCAGACGGCGCCGTAGGCGCGTGCGACGTCCTGGGACTCGTCGCGGAGGTACGCCGTGTAGCGGATCTCGCCGGCGTCGACGCGCTCGCGCATCCGCTCGAAGGAGTCGTCGGGGTACTCCTCGGCGTCGTTGGGGTTGATCCCGACGACGGCGAGGTCGTCGTAGGCCTCGCTCAGGTGGTTCAGTTCCTCGACTTTCGCCTCCGCGTACGGGCAGTGATTGCAGGTGAAGACGACGAGCAGCGCGCCGTAGTCGGTGAAATCGGAGAGTGCGTACGTTTCACCGTCCGCGGCCGGGAGTTCGAAAGCCGGTGCGTCGTCCCCGCGAGACAGCGTCGATTCGGATTCTACCAGGACCATACCCGGCGTTGGACCCAAATACAAAAGAGGTTGTTCGTCTCACTCCACGCTGACCAGGTAGACGGCCACGACGCCGAGCCCGATCCCGAGGAGTTTCCGCGCGGTCAGCGACTCGTTCAGGAACGCGATTCCGAGGATCGAACTGAGCACGAGAAACATGCCGAAGATCGGCGACACGACGCTGACGGGACCGAGCGAGAGCGCCCGGTAGTACGCGAGGATGCCGACCGTCAGGCAGACGCCCGCCAGGACGACGTAGCCCACTTTCGGGTGAGTCACGTAATTCAGGGCGTCCTCCCCGTTGTACAGGACGATACCGGCCGTCAGCACGACGAGAATCGTGTTGGTCATCATCGTCGCGACGTTGCTCGGGATCTGGGCGGAGCCGGTCGTCGCGACCCGCATAAACGGGGCCACGAGCGAGTAGGCGGCGAGCGCGAGGATCGCCCACGGGAGGTAACTCATAGAGAGTCCTCGGGACACCGATGGATTCACCGTTTCGGTCCGCGGACGGGGAGCGCTCGGCTCGACGGCGGCAGCGAGCCCCGATCAGTCGTCGCTGGTCACCGGAGCCGGACCGGCGGCTGCCCGTCCCGCGTCGCGGACGATCCGCCACCCGAGCGCGAGCGAGACCCCGCCCAGTGCGGCGACGAGCGCGAACGATCGGGCGAGGCCGACGGCGTCGAGCAGGTAGCCGAACAGCGGCGGCGCGACCGCCCCGCCGAGCGAGATGCCGATGGTGACGAGCGCGAAGTTCTTCCCGAGGTCGGCCCGCGCCGAGAGCGCGTCGGCCAGCGAGGACCGGGCCGGACGCGAGAGGCTGATGCTGCCGCTGAAGAGGAGCACGACGCCGAGCGCGAGCGGCGGGAGCGCGAGCGTCGCGAGCAGCGCGGCGACGACTGTCAGGAGCGCGTAGCCACCGATGACGACGGGTCCCGTCCCGATCCGATCGGTCAGCGCGCCGCCGACGAGAATGAGCCCCGCGCCGACTGCGAGCATCGCGGCGGTGAGCGCGCTCGCGGTCCCCTCCGGGAGGCCGTAGCCCGCGGCTAGGAGGCTGGGCGTGTAGGTCCGGATCGCCCACGCCGACGCCGACGTGAGGAACGCGAGGACCGTCAGGGCGAGAATCCCGCGCGAGGCGGCGAGTGTCCGGAGAAGCGACTGGACGCGCCCGGGGACCGACCGGAGCGTCGGCCGCTCGTCTGGGCGGGCCGCGAGCCCCGGCCGCGTGATCTCCTCGTCGATGGCCCGGAAGCCGTACAGACAGGACGCCGCGTAGGCGGCGCCGATCGCCGTCGTGACGCCGACGGCGACCCGCC encodes:
- a CDS encoding bactofilin family protein, which produces MIRNNRRRFVLLLAALLVVFGGTPMIAGAQQFGPGGPGSDGAVGGAVRVDAGETYQGDLEAAGGSVVIAGTVEGDVSAAAGSVTVTDSGRVTGSLDAAAGSVVIEGVVEGDVRIGSAALDLREGSRVGSLEAGAANVRLDGAVDGDATVGADTLAVGPTATVGGSLTYDAAEFSLADDASVSGSVTRDESLSVTGPELFGADGQFAFPSIPAWVSAVYGALVNLLLGAVLLVAVPQFTRELVDAGTARTLRSGGIGLLALIGTPIVLLLLLLTIVGIPLSIAGFLLFGLLVWITSVYGALVLGTGVLSLVDSENRWAALLVGVVAVAILDFVPFVGGLVTFLVLLVGLGAFVIALRERTRSGGDGEAGTVSGRPETAA
- a CDS encoding aldo/keto reductase, with product MEYTTLGETGTTVSKICLGCMSFGDTDWREWVLDAEAGQELVDRAIELGVNFFDTANMYSHGGSERVLGDALSEYDRDEFVVASKVYFQMDDDDPNSGGLSRKAIEQELDASLDRLGMDTLDLLQIHRWDYETPIERTMRTLDDAVRRGKARYLGASSMWAHQFAEAQHVAQRQGLTPFSTMQNHYNLLYREEEREMLPLCEKQGVGVIPWSPLARGWLTRPHEESRSTVRGETDDYAHQHPYLQGGGREVNERVRELADEKGVKMAQIGLAWLFADDRVDAPIVGTTSVEHLEDAVEALSIDLTESDVEYLEAPYEPVRVSGHE
- a CDS encoding MFS transporter, yielding MTRRGTRIRLAVGVWGVLVSQVFLYPGVEDIVVALGGDGTIRAGMWFLVAEFAAFVAFASVWGAASDAVGRRMPLAAAGALGGAAGYLVLAAAPTLDLPFAGVLVVRLVGGAATIGAFSLAITALADLAGGNGRNMGAAGIAIGLGAALGSVVGGRLADADPLYPLYAAAGTLIAVAILFGTVSEELPGGERLRVGDVLGRLRRRPVLAVPYAFGFIDRMTAGFFALVGVYYFRESFGLDAAGAGLALAAFFVPFALLQYPAGVLSDRIGRAIPVVVGSICYGLGIVAVGVSPVLWVAVAAMVAVGALGALVAPATMALVTDVAAVETRGAALGGFNVFGSLGFLAGFLLGGTTTATAGFLAAFLVVGLSEVAIATVAARAVWRISGSESDYSWPETRTGS
- a CDS encoding Dyp-type peroxidase — encoded protein: MFGAEAETSRRAVLKGAVAVGGAAALSACLEETEAEPVPSGPEDAGSLPERQHAWNERVRTDDHGNTLLPRHQLLLYLALPGDGPPDVAARRNVESALRTLDRAYERSNEGLLHSIAYSPRYFDRYERSLPDSIDLPEPRALSSFESPEFDRQDALLHLASDRADVVLAAEEALRGNEPAVNGREMESALTDVFEVADRRSGFVGAGMPAERQEGLAGIPSSNPVPEESPLFMGFVAGFRGNQATEEYVTLSAGPFAGGTTKHVSNLRMRLDDWYGEQSSAERVAELFSPVHAEEELVDGVGENLGEDSGLTPEMIENVREHGRQFGRVGHAQKAARANRDADGAVRTLRRHFESTDDDEASLHFPSLQRRITTFEEVRAAMNGADLTDLPAIRQRVNNGILEYIFVKRRGNFLVPPRSLRALPTPTGETPGR
- a CDS encoding DsbA family protein; translation: MRSTRRSYLAALGGTAAIGATAGCLGGSGSGGADLPDGCDVGTLESVSSLPRPTLGPEDAPVTVEVFEDFACPHCQTFTTDVYPEIKSNYIDAGDVRYRFFDFPIPVDETWSWAAASAARAVQDRADDETFFSFTEGVYENQGDLPDAGYQIVHDLADELGVDGCAVAAAADQEPYREVVEADRQTGSDRGIPGTPAVYVNGELLDNYGWDAVRSAIENQL
- a CDS encoding DUF1918 domain-containing protein, translated to MEFEEDDSVVLHDKHSEFDGETGTITQVVETMFGDATYTVSFEDGQEVGISADQLDPAGDADDVDEE
- a CDS encoding RNA-binding protein, giving the protein MPRIPFHYVDLRTFCYETEDEKRVESALATFLPEEFEVTRTESAGHHGDRIVVLSARVENADDVRHVLARLSELPEFETLLDELDDRVTDNTELFLRLDKQAAFRGDVRRGDGITLRAKVEAYPATKDAAVDNAREALERADALDSDAES
- a CDS encoding thioredoxin family protein yields the protein MVLVESESTLSRGDDAPAFELPAADGETYALSDFTDYGALLVVFTCNHCPYAEAKVEELNHLSEAYDDLAVVGINPNDAEEYPDDSFERMRERVDAGEIRYTAYLRDESQDVARAYGAVCTPDPFLFERDGDTFRLAFHSRIDDATNPDAEAERYEMREAVEALLAGDEIPVEETPSQGCSIKWVED
- a CDS encoding EamA family transporter; this translates as MSYLPWAILALAAYSLVAPFMRVATTGSAQIPSNVATMMTNTILVVLTAGIVLYNGEDALNYVTHPKVGYVVLAGVCLTVGILAYYRALSLGPVSVVSPIFGMFLVLSSILGIAFLNESLTARKLLGIGLGVVAVYLVSVE
- a CDS encoding MFS transporter, whose protein sequence is MTDAQERRVVGLVAGSHFVNHAYIVMLAPLVTVLAARFDVSIAAIGLAIGVQNAVVLALQLPFGYLSDAHSRTLVLAISLVCGTLGAALTAVSPSYWWLLGAQIVLGVGVAGHHPAHYPLLAAVSTAENRGRAYSAHAFGGAVGLAAPFAVVAATTALGFSWRVAVGVTTAIGAAYAASCLYGFRAIDEEITRPGLAARPDERPTLRSVPGRVQSLLRTLAASRGILALTVLAFLTSASAWAIRTYTPSLLAAGYGLPEGTASALTAAMLAVGAGLILVGGALTDRIGTGPVVIGGYALLTVVAALLATLALPPLALGVVLLFSGSISLSRPARSSLADALSARADLGKNFALVTIGISLGGAVAPPLFGYLLDAVGLARSFALVAALGGVSLALGWRIVRDAGRAAAGPAPVTSDD